A part of Drosophila ananassae strain 14024-0371.13 chromosome 2R, ASM1763931v2, whole genome shotgun sequence genomic DNA contains:
- the LOC6507574 gene encoding sodium-coupled monocarboxylate transporter 1, whose translation MFATLDTILKLLTLCALAHSITALALQPSPSAGSAPLDPSHKYLIVRGESPVGSSASQEHLDFDNAATLLLQSFRAQQTTAPDGLEECSAPSHKATFSGYDYVILLGMLVISLGIGIFYGFFQKGGSSSNEFLLGSEMSIFPVTLSLTTSFITAIELLGNPSEMYFQGTQFVLIVIPMVLVIPVAVKIFYPIYFKMELTSCYEYLGIRFGKEIRILGAVLYVIQMCFYTAVAVLAPAIALSKATGLDTKIAVVLIYVVCVFYSSQGGMKAVVIADSFQAAVLAVSLVLIVGLGSFYSGNPIQVFQTAAEHNRLEFFNMDPSPTTRHTVWSVVIGGFFYWTSLFCTNQASVQKCMSLKSLRLAKIALGFAIIGLIAVFLLNFYTGLMVFTHYADCDPLTAGRISATDQLLPYYVINTYEHISSIAGIFVAGIFAASLGTVASALNSLSAVTCEDLLVNGMNIKISPEKGATYAKWMSLGFGIASFGLVFIVEHLGGVLQATLTLNGLIGGVTLGLFVLGIACKQANTKGAFYGGLLSLVLVIFVGVVAQIASVEQPALPTSIEHCDCHVNVTTIAEDLLTEPMLLQEEGGFTSWPIFRLSYMWYSMIGCLLTVFLGWLISLVIDFIQRRNVLKITGKGIDNPAISEEVFKSDSQVQYTTSISVSTVTTSVMDTKEPTSDTGHVNHAIRIDDE comes from the exons ATGTTCGCCACGCTGGATACTATTCTCAAGCTGCTGACCCTGTGCGCCCTGGCACATTCTATTACCGCTCTGGCCCTGCAGCCGTCTCCTTCGGCAGGATCGGCGCCTCTGGATCCCAGTCACAAGTACCTGATTGTGCGAGGGGAATCTCCGGTAGGATCATCGGCCTCGCAGGAGCATTTAGACTTTGACAACGCCGCCACCCTCCTGCTGCAGTCCTTCAGGGCCCAGCAGACCACGGCTCCGGATGGCCTGGAGGAGTGCAGTGCCCCCAGCCACAAGGCGACCTTCTCCGGCTACGATTACGTCATCTTGCTGGGGATGTTGGTCATCTCTCTGGGCATCGGCATCTTCTACGGGTTCTTCCAGAAGGGCGGCAGCTCCTCCAACGAGTTCCTGCTGGGCTCTGAGATGAGCATTTTTCCGGTGACGCTCAGCCTGACCACCAGCTTCATCACGGCCATTGAGCTCCTGGGAAATCCTTCGGAGATGTACTTCCAGGGCACTCAGTTCGTGCTGATTGTTATCCCCATGGTCCTAGTTATTCCTGTGGCTGTGAAGATCTTCTATCCGATATACTTCAAGATGGAACTGACCAGCTGTTACGAGTACCTGGGAATACGATTCGGCAAGGAGATTAGGATCCTGGGAGCAGTGCTTTATGTTATACAG ATGTGCTTCTATACGGCTGTGGCCGTCCTGGCTCCTGCCATCGCTCTTTCGAAGGCAACAGGCCTGGACACCAAAATAGCCGTTGTCCTGATCTATGTGGTTTGCGTTTTCTACTCCTCCCAAGGCGGAATGAAGGCTGTGGTCATTGCAGACTCCTTCCAG GCTGCTGTCCTGGCTGTATCCTTGGTGTTGATTGTGGGCTTGGGAAGCTTCTACAGCGGCAATCCCATACAGGTGTTCCAGACGGCTGCTGAACATAATCGCTTGGAGTTTTTCAA CATGGATCCCAGTCCTACAACCCGTCACACAGTGTGGTCGGTGGTCATTGGGGGCTTCTTCTACTGGACATCCCTGTTTTGCACCAACCAGGCTTCTGTTCAGAAGTGCATGTCCTTGAAATCCCTGCGACTGGCCAAGATCGCTCTGGGCTTCGCCATTATTGGGCTGATTGCGGTGTTTCTCTTGAACTTCTACACCGGTCTGATGGTCTTCACCCACTACGCCGACTGCGATCCTCTGACAGCAGGACGCATTTCGGCCACGGATCAGCTCCTTCCCTACTATGTGATTAACACGTACGAGCACATCTCCTCCATCGCCGGAATCTTTGTGGCTGGAATATTTGCCGCTAGCTTGGG AACTGTGGCTTCCGCACTAAACTCCCTTTCTGCTGTGACCTGCGAGGATCTGTTGGTGAATGGCATGAACATCAAAATCTCCCCCGAGAAGGGAGCCACCTACGCCAAGTGGATGTCCCTGGGCTTTGGCATCGCCTCCTTCGGCTTGGTGTTTATTGTGGAGCACTTGGGTGGAGTCCTGCAGGCAACTCTTACACTGAACGGATTGATTGGCGGCGTCACCTTGGGTCTCTTCGTCCTAGGCATCGCTTGCAAGCAGGCCAACACCAAGGGCGCCTTCTACGGCGGTCTGTTGTCCCTTGTCCTGGTGATTTTCGTCGGTGTGGTGGCCCAGATAGCCAGTGTGGAGCAACCAGCGCTGCCCACCTCTATTGAGCACTGCGATTGCCACGTCAACGTTACAACTATTGCCGAAGACCTGCTCACTGAGCCCATGCTCCTTCAAGAGGAGGGCGGATTCAC ATCCTGGCCCATTTTCCGCCTCAGCTATATGTGGTATAGCATGATCGGATGCCTGCTCACAGTTTTCCTGGGCTGGCTCATCTCCTTGGTAATCGACTTCATTCAAAGACGCAACGTACTGAAGATCACCGGCAAGGGCATCGACAACCCCGCCATTTCGGAGGAGGTGTTCAAGAGTGATTCCCAGGTCCAGTACACCACCTCCATCAGCGTGTCCACGGTGACCACCTCCGTGATGGATACCAAAGAGCCGACAAGCGACACCGGCCACGTCAACCACGCCATTCGCATCGACGATGAATAG